In Malus sylvestris chromosome 2, drMalSylv7.2, whole genome shotgun sequence, the genomic stretch TGATCTGTTTGAAATTGTATGTATGTTTATGGGCTGATTACAATTCTGGAATTTTTTTCGAAATTAGATTTCGGGGTTTGTACGTTAATTTTGTGCTGGAGTGACCCTTTCTCTGATCAAAGAACAATCACGACAACCACTTTTGTTGATCTTGATTCTTCCCGAGCCGAAACAACGTTGGTTACAGTTCATCTAACCCCCTACTcgtagaaagaaaagagaaacaaaCATATCTGAGGCGTTGGATCATTTCCCTAAAGAAGATCCCCGTATTGACCCCCACAGACCCTAGGGCCAGAGGTAATTCTTTGAGGCAACGTTGCATGCTCTTCAAAGAAGTATGACCTGACCTTAACAATCCATTTAAGAAGCCTGCTGATTGGCATTTTTATGGGTTTTTAACGCATTTCTCTGTCTTTGGTTATTATAAAGTTTGACTTCACCAAGCAGCTTCTAACTGTGGAATTTCACCAAGTGCTATAATCGTAAATTTTAATGCCTTTATGCTATCATATTTATAAGTCGCCCTGCCATTATGTGTAcaattggttttgttttatttgaaatatttagaatttgttatcaaataattattttttttggtaaaaattggGTTGTCAATGAATTGATTGATGCTCCTAGGTTGTATCTCTTTCAGGAAAAGACCAATTCGCTTCAAATGCTTCTTCCTCCCATCACCATTGAATTATAGTTAATGTGCATCCGTATTTTGAAAGTTCGTCAATTCAAGAATGCTTGTCTACTTAATTAGCTGAAAACGACCGACATTCTCTTTTTATATGGAAGCTGTATAGTATTGAATGAATTGGTTGCACAATAATGCATGCTTTGGATTGCAGCCATTTAAGTTTGCTTATCTATTTGTCTGATTTTTCTGTATAACCTTGATTACGTTCGTGTTCTCATATATGATTAATATTTTCCCCACCCAGgaaggatttgaaaaatatcttCGATGGCTCATCTTCTAAGAATGATCGGAGCTAGAGTTCTATCTTAATTTTGAATTCGAACTTTTGGATTCATACTTGCTGATAGATATTGGTCTAGCAGACGGAAATGGAAACAAAGATCGCAAAGGTATTGGATAGTGGTCCAAGTGCTAAGCTCGATTCAAAGAGAAAGCGGGCAACTCGGTATGCTGCATATTTTCCTGGAGCTACCCACGGAGTATCGCAGAGGCCGAGCTTGAATAAGCTTGCCAAGCGAAGGAAATTATATGGAAGCAAAAGCAAGCTTATGAGCCATGGATCTCGACGATCCTTACTGGCATCTTATTCAAATTTTTCAAGAAGCGGTGTGCCACAGCGCCTAATGTTTTATCAGAGTGGTGAATGGACTGATTTTCCTCAAGATCTTGTAGACTTGGTTATGAAAGATCTACAggtcaagaaggaaactgtgAACATCAAATCACATGGTGAACATTATTTGCTAGATTTTTTGCATATGTTCCGATTGGACTTGAAAACTGGTCTACAGCAACCTATTGCTTGGATTGATGAAGCTGGTAGTTGTTTCTTTCCAGAAATTTACGATGAGGACGACGATGAACCAAATTGGTACTGCTCACCTGAAGGTGGCAAAGATTTGGAACCCTGGGCTGAAGAGCATTGCGGGTCACGTGAAATAAGACTGCACCtggaaattgaaataaatgGTATGGGTCATTCTGGGTTGAATGAATGTAGTGGGGAGTCAAATGGCTTTGTAAAGAAAATTCAGGTTGATCAAATACCTGCCAGCCATCGTGATGGTAGGGAAGTTGAGAATAGTTGCAACAGGAAACATGGTCTAATCGTTGATGAGTATTCTGAAGACAATGAAGCAATGACAAAGAATTTAGCTAGAGCAACTGAGATTGAAGGGGAGAATTTGGATCGGGATACTGTCCGTAAAATATTCCTTAAAGGAATGAGCAGCTTTGATAGTGTAGAAGTACTTGATATATACCAGTGCTCAAGTACTCTGATGCAAGCTCGTTTGGAACTTTTTCAGAAGCAGGTAGAAATTACGAAAACGTTTCGCGGTGATGCAAATATACGATATGCTTGGCTTGCTTCTTCTAAAGGAGAGCTTTCAACTATAATGATGTATGGGCTTGGTCATTCTGGACTAGCCACGAACAAGTCCATATATGGCACTGGTGTTCATCTCACAGAAGCAAGCTTCTCTAACACCTGGTCAGTGTTTGTTTGTTAACTATTTATGTTTTCTGTGTGAGAATTATGTTCATACTGTTCATATGAATGATGAGATGTTTGAAAAGAGTTAGTATTCCTGGGTTGGGTTGCTACTTCCGCCATTGATAAAAATGGTTTAGGGTTTCCTGAATAACATTGTCGGCACAGTTGACAGATAGTATTAAGGGCTAGACATGATTACTGTGAAATATGGAGGTGGTATTGTCTGTCTGACATTATTAATGTTATTGTCCTGCACCTAGTGTCTTGTTAGGCCTAGTTATTCCATATGGCATGTCCTCTGTGACCTGCAACTGTTTATTACCCGCTAGCTTGGAAAATGGCTATTTTGAGTGACAATGCTATAGCAGGcatttattaatttgtttttgttcacTACCTTCATTGATCAAAATGTACTAAGGTAATTGTTAGTTGCTTCTATTTTATTATGGTTGTATGTTACTGCTGGCTTCCTTTGCCATGAGAAGGTATTGGTATTGGttattaagggtttcttttctGATAATTTGACTTATGCTCTTACAGTTGTTGTACATATTGTTACTCTTTGTTAGTATGCTCATTAGAGGTGGAATAAACTTTTCATTTGTTCACAGTGCAAGTTCTTGTGATGTTGACGAAAATGGGATACGACACATGTTATTCTGTCGTGTCATAATGGGAAATATGGAGTTACTTCACCCTGGAAGTACACAATTCCATCCCAGTAGCAAAGACTTTGATAGTGGAGTGGATGGTCTTCAGGATCCAAAACATTATATTGTCTGGAATATGAACATGAATACACACATATATCCAGAATTTGTTGTTAGTTTCAAGATCACATCCAATACTGAAGGTGATACTCTAATCTTTAAATCTTCCAGTttgtttcaattattttcttttgctaaCCTGTAATAAGAACCTATGTGTCGGTACTTACTGTATTTTAATAGTTCTATGGCTCTGAAATACACTGTTCAGTAGCTGTTACaatttggatggaaaatgttTGGAAGTTGGTTTAAGCAAACAGGCTTCATCCATTGGCCATAGACATCAATGGTTGGGATGTTTCACCAAATCCAAGAGATGAATGATGAATCACCTCTCCAACTTCTGATTCACTGAGATAGCTGCCTGTATCTTCAGAAAATGCTGTATCAGTaacttgttttcattatttgggACTTTTTTTTTAGTACTTGAGAACTGGCACTTGACTTGTTTTACAGGGCGTCTGATTGGAACTGAGAATAAACTTGGTGCATCCAGGGTCGCGACATCCTGCCAAGGACCACAGGGCTCGTCTGCAGTTGATACAGTGTGTGCCAaactttcatatattttttatggTTGTTCTTGGCTGTAACATGGGATGCTTGTAACTTTACCTGATTACTTGTATGCTTTATTACTAAATCTTACATCTAATCCTCATAGTGGAATGCTTGACGTGAGTTACATGTTCATCCAATCCAAGTGGCTGCCTCCTGAAAATTTTATTCTGATGAGCTTAGTTTGACATATAAGTCCTCATCCATATTGAGGCTTAGATCTTATTTTCGAGCTGTTTGATTTGTTGAACTGAAGTCCCTGAGAAGTTTGGTAGGCTTTCTATGTCTTGAACCGAGTAAAATTCCCCTTCAGTGGATAGTACAGCTTGCATTATTTGGGGTCTTAGTTTCACATTTTTACTTTGAGAATATTTTGTATTGCAACAGAAGTTTTCTTGCTATGTTTTTTGGCTTTCTTTTATTGACTGTGGAGTACTAGTAGACCATGGTGCTCAGCAAttagcattttttattttattcctaATAGGGGAGCGAGACTCAGCCACGTTCTGATTCTGGGAAATCTCATGGAAACAATATTCAAATGGTTTCAAAGCCTGGGGGATTTCAGGGGGAAAGCACTACTACTGGTTCTGCTCCTCAAAGAGCCCCTAAATCGCCTTGGATGCCTTTCCCCATGTTATTTTCTGCTATTGAAAATAAAGTTCCTCCTGAAGTTATGAAACACGTTAATGTTCATTATGACTTGTTCAGGGTATGATTAATATTGTTATTTTCCCTTCtccctttttttgtttgaactTTTTAGCCTCGAAATATCTTGACACTTCTGTGTCTGATTATGATAATATCTTTTCAGGTAAAAAAGATAACTCGTGATGAATTTGTGAAAAAGTTGAGGTTGGTTGTTGGAGATACTTTGTTGAGGTCTACGATTACAGAACTTCAATGTAAGGtacaattttactttttttggaGTAATTGGGTCACAGTGACCTTCGTCAGTTTCAACATGGATTTATTTAGTACATTAAAAGGATGAAATTAATTTACTAAAGAACAATAATGCAATCGAAtaatttagtttttagtttgttctTTAGCCATTCTATTCTTTATCCAAAATTGTGGGTTGGAAACAAGTCTATATACAGTTTTACAGGTGTTCCTTTTGTATTAAATTGTATTATAAAATATGATTATGAAAATACATGATATTGAATAGATATCATATACAAATTTAACTTGTATGattattgagctatattttgactttttaattttaaatgaagCATAGATACCAATCGAGATTTGATACAAACTTAGGCTCTGGACATTGTTTATGCACATTTTATACTAGTTTGTTATAAGGACATTGTATTGAGCACAGAGCTCAGGTGCAAAGGGTGAATTGTCACGTCCCGGATCCGAAGTTGGTGAAAGAATAACCCGCGACCGGTGCGTGAGtaaaaattttttaaaaataaaaacaaaaacaaacttcTCTTATtcaaaaaaatccgaaaaaccTTACAaggtgtacaaaataataataaaaaactcttAAATTCCTTGTCTAACACAACCTCATCTTGTCTAGCACCCTGTCTTGCCAAATAACtcatttgtaaaataaaagggTGACTGGTGAGCAACAACCACCGTTGCCTAGTGAGTAGAATATATAATATGCAGTCAAGCGTGCTGTTTTACCCACACTAAGATATAtgataataataatcaaatcattATACATAGTGCCATATCATACCGTCCCTTCACATTTCGGTTATCCTTCATGATATGTAGCTCACCACATGACCCCTACATTTGCCATTTTGCTCTAATTTACCCGGGTGCCATACATTTATCTATCAGATAACCAAACAATACTGTTCTCATGCATCATGAACATCTCAAACGATTGCACATGgaatgtatatatacacatgtcGAAATCGATTACACGAAATCAAACATGCTTGACTCGAAAATAGATCGAGATTTAGAAATAGAATAAATCCCATGATAACTCATGGTTTTCATGTTATCTAATAAATAAGAATATTTGGAACACATTACTTAAACCACTCACCTCGATTGATAGCTAGTCCACAAACAATCTCCACACATCTAACCCTCCAACCCTCTAACCTAAACTCTTTTTCCTCACTCTCTTTtctgtatatataaacatatacatgTATAAACATATACATTTACATACATGCATGTACATAACCTGGAAGATGCATGCATTGCAGCAGCCAACCTACGTTTCTAGTGGAGTTGAATAAATGAATGAATGCAAGTCCTTTTATAGTGGAAATGGGCGGTTAAAAGACTTAAGGGCTACTAAGCAAATATAAATGAATGGATGGATAAAAATATGGTCTGATCTTGAAGTAACGAGTCAACAAAGTAGAAGTTGACACCTACAAAAGCAAGTTGCTGCGTGTTTTAAACTAAAACGAAACTATCCCATTAACTGACACCACTAAATATATGAGATAGATTTCAATTGCAGTCCACAGCTTTCAAAATGCATGCTTGAAAACCTAGTGATTATAAATTGTAAACAAACCACAacaacaaactaaaaatatacataaataaattgaagaaaccatGTACAATAATATCTTTTTATAGAAAGTACACATTTAAAAATACGGGATCTCACATGAATACTGTTAACCACTAGAGTTACAAGCTCTTGGCATATTTTATTATCTAAGAAGTTAAGAAAGAGGTCAGGATACCACAAATATGGACTGTGAAGGGTGAAGTCCTTTTTATTAGTGAAACCATGAAATAAAGAGGTCAGGATACCACAAATATGGATTGTGGAAAATGACGTAGATTACAGAAGAACCGTTTCCGATTGACCAATTTAGGTGAAATGCAGTGCTTCTTCAGTTCCAATCTATTACAGTCTAAGGACTTTAATTTTTAAGTCCCAATGGATTGAGACCAAGTTATTAAGAAATGGACCACAAAATGTTAGAGGTGATTATGAATGCCCTCCATGAGCATTACAAAGAAGTGAGAG encodes the following:
- the LOC126589673 gene encoding inactive poly [ADP-ribose] polymerase RCD1-like isoform X3, which produces METKIAKVLDSGPSAKLDSKRKRATRYAAYFPGATHGVSQRPSLNKLAKRRKLYGSKSKLMSHGSRRSLLASYSNFSRSGVPQRLMFYQSGEWTDFPQDLVDLVMKDLQVKKETVNIKSHGEHYLLDFLHMFRLDLKTGLQQPIAWIDEAGSCFFPEIYDEDDDEPNWYCSPEGGKDLEPWAEEHCGSREIRLHLEIEINGMGHSGLNECSGESNGFVKKIQVDQIPASHRDGREVENSCNRKHGLIVDEYSEDNEAMTKNLARATEIEGENLDRDTVRKIFLKGMSSFDSVEVLDIYQCSSTLMQARLELFQKQVEITKTFRGDANIRYAWLASSKGELSTIMMYGLGHSGLATNKSIYGTGVHLTEASFSNTCASSCDVDENGIRHMLFCRVIMGNMELLHPGSTQFHPSSKDFDSGVDGLQDPKHYIVWNMNMNTHIYPEFVVSFKITSNTEGRLIGTENKLGASRVATSCQGPQGSSAVDTVKKITRDEFVKKLRLVVGDTLLRSTITELQCKMPYKSNE
- the LOC126589673 gene encoding inactive poly [ADP-ribose] polymerase RCD1-like isoform X1 — translated: METKIAKVLDSGPSAKLDSKRKRATRYAAYFPGATHGVSQRPSLNKLAKRRKLYGSKSKLMSHGSRRSLLASYSNFSRSGVPQRLMFYQSGEWTDFPQDLVDLVMKDLQVKKETVNIKSHGEHYLLDFLHMFRLDLKTGLQQPIAWIDEAGSCFFPEIYDEDDDEPNWYCSPEGGKDLEPWAEEHCGSREIRLHLEIEINGMGHSGLNECSGESNGFVKKIQVDQIPASHRDGREVENSCNRKHGLIVDEYSEDNEAMTKNLARATEIEGENLDRDTVRKIFLKGMSSFDSVEVLDIYQCSSTLMQARLELFQKQVEITKTFRGDANIRYAWLASSKGELSTIMMYGLGHSGLATNKSIYGTGVHLTEASFSNTCASSCDVDENGIRHMLFCRVIMGNMELLHPGSTQFHPSSKDFDSGVDGLQDPKHYIVWNMNMNTHIYPEFVVSFKITSNTEGRLIGTENKLGASRVATSCQGPQGSSAVDTGSETQPRSDSGKSHGNNIQMVSKPGGFQGESTTTGSAPQRAPKSPWMPFPMLFSAIENKVPPEVMKHVNVHYDLFRVKKITRDEFVKKLRLVVGDTLLRSTITELQCKMPYKSNE
- the LOC126589673 gene encoding inactive poly [ADP-ribose] polymerase RCD1-like isoform X4 — encoded protein: METKIAKVLDSGPSAKLDSKRKRATRYAAYFPGATHGVSQRPSLNKLAKRRKLYGSKSKLMSHGSRRSLLASYSNFSRSGVPQRLMFYQSGEWTDFPQDLVDLVMKDLQVKKETVNIKSHGEHYLLDFLHMFRLDLKTGLQQPIAWIDEAGSCFFPEIYDEDDDEPNWYCSPEGGKDLEPWAEEHCGSREIRLHLEIEINGMGHSGLNECSGESNGFVKKIQVDQIPASHRDGREVENSCNRKHGLIVDEYSEDNEAMTKNLARATEIEGENLDRDTVRKIFLKGMSSFDSVEVLDIYQCSSTLMQARLELFQKQVEITKTFRGDANIRYAWLASSKGELSTIMMYGLGHSGLATNKSIYGTGVHLTEASFSNTCASSCDVDENGIRHMLFCRVIMGNMELLHPGSTQFHPSSKDFDSGVDGLQDPKHYIVWNMNMNTHIYPEFVVSFKITSNTEGRLIGTENKLGASRVATSCQGPQGSSAVDTVKKITRDEFVKKLRLVVGDTLLRSTITELQYAL
- the LOC126589673 gene encoding inactive poly [ADP-ribose] polymerase RCD1-like isoform X2, with amino-acid sequence METKIAKVLDSGPSAKLDSKRKRATRYAAYFPGATHGVSQRPSLNKLAKRRKLYGSKSKLMSHGSRRSLLASYSNFSRSGVPQRLMFYQSGEWTDFPQDLVDLVMKDLQVKKETVNIKSHGEHYLLDFLHMFRLDLKTGLQQPIAWIDEAGSCFFPEIYDEDDDEPNWYCSPEGGKDLEPWAEEHCGSREIRLHLEIEINGMGHSGLNECSGESNGFVKKIQVDQIPASHRDGREVENSCNRKHGLIVDEYSEDNEAMTKNLARATEIEGENLDRDTVRKIFLKGMSSFDSVEVLDIYQCSSTLMQARLELFQKQVEITKTFRGDANIRYAWLASSKGELSTIMMYGLGHSGLATNKSIYGTGVHLTEASFSNTCASSCDVDENGIRHMLFCRVIMGNMELLHPGSTQFHPSSKDFDSGVDGLQDPKHYIVWNMNMNTHIYPEFVVSFKITSNTEGRLIGTENKLGASRVATSCQGPQGSSAVDTGSETQPRSDSGKSHGNNIQMVSKPGGFQGESTTTGSAPQRAPKSPWMPFPMLFSAIENKVPPEVMKHVNVHYDLFRVKKITRDEFVKKLRLVVGDTLLRSTITELQYAL